In Paenibacillus sp. J23TS9, a single genomic region encodes these proteins:
- a CDS encoding aminopeptidase produces MANFQDNLNKYADLAVRVGANVQQGQILVVNAPIESAEFVRMITEKAYKAGASDVRVNWNDEKITRLKYEHAAEEVFSESPKWYAGEMTELVEKGAAVLHVLAENPDLLKGIKQERIVANQKARGQAMTKYRAYQQADKFSWCLVAVPSPEWADKVFPDAPQEERIQKLWDAIFHTVRVDQDNPVEAWTKHLETLDEKSKFLNEKKYKKLHYIAPGTDLTIELPEGHIWAAGESFNENGHSFVANMPTEEVFTAPLKTGVNGYVSSTKPLSYGGNIIDQFTITFENGRIVGVKAEEGQKVLEHLVEMDESSHYLGEVALVPHQSPISDSNILYFNTLFDENASNHLAIGSAYAFCLEGGKNMNQEQLSEHGLNTSVTHVDFMIGSGEMDIFGVTADGKEEPVFKQGNWAF; encoded by the coding sequence ATGGCAAATTTCCAAGACAATCTAAACAAATATGCCGATCTTGCAGTCAGAGTCGGTGCCAATGTCCAACAAGGACAAATTCTGGTCGTTAACGCACCTATCGAATCGGCAGAGTTCGTACGCATGATCACCGAAAAGGCATACAAAGCTGGTGCCAGCGATGTACGCGTGAACTGGAATGATGAAAAGATCACCCGCCTGAAATACGAACATGCAGCTGAGGAAGTATTCTCCGAATCACCAAAATGGTACGCTGGCGAAATGACTGAGCTTGTGGAAAAGGGAGCCGCCGTACTGCATGTGCTTGCCGAGAACCCGGACCTCCTGAAAGGCATCAAACAGGAGCGCATTGTAGCGAATCAAAAAGCCAGAGGTCAAGCTATGACCAAATACCGCGCTTACCAGCAAGCTGACAAATTCAGCTGGTGTCTGGTTGCTGTTCCATCGCCGGAGTGGGCAGATAAAGTGTTCCCGGATGCACCGCAAGAAGAACGGATACAGAAGCTCTGGGATGCGATTTTCCATACCGTGCGCGTCGATCAGGACAATCCTGTGGAAGCATGGACCAAGCATCTCGAAACCTTGGATGAGAAGTCCAAATTCCTGAATGAAAAGAAATACAAAAAGCTGCATTACATAGCTCCGGGCACGGATTTAACCATTGAGCTTCCTGAAGGCCATATTTGGGCTGCGGGCGAAAGCTTTAATGAAAATGGACATAGCTTCGTTGCCAACATGCCAACCGAGGAAGTGTTTACGGCTCCCCTGAAGACTGGCGTGAACGGGTATGTCAGCAGCACCAAACCTCTCAGCTATGGCGGCAATATTATCGACCAATTCACGATTACATTTGAAAACGGCCGAATCGTTGGTGTCAAGGCTGAAGAAGGCCAAAAAGTACTTGAGCATCTGGTCGAAATGGATGAAAGCTCACACTATCTGGGCGAGGTTGCCCTGGTTCCGCATCAATCGCCGATCTCTGATTCCAACATTCTGTACTTCAACACGTTGTTCGACGAGAATGCCTCCAACCACCTGGCAATCGGCAGCGCCTATGCCTTCTGCCTGGAAGGCGGCAAGAACATGAATCAAGAGCAGCTCAGCGAGCATGGACTGAATACCAGCGTTACCCATGTCGATTTCATGATCGGCTCCGGTGAGATGGATATTTTCGGCGTAACAGCAGATGGAAAAGAAGAACCTGTATTTAAACAAGGAAACTGGGCATTTTAA
- a CDS encoding aminopeptidase gives MLSFEDKLNNYAELAVKIGANVQPGQTLVVSAAIDAAELVRLIVKKAYEAGANFVKVNYTDEVVTRLRYDLAPEESFLVPPTAQAREWTELAEQNAAFLTVISSNPDLLKGVSPERIASNQRTFGQAMAKYRQYQQSDKMSWTGVAFPSPDWAAKVFPDAPKEEQVAKLWDAIFHAVRADQEDPIGAWHKHIDTLQAKSDELNSKKYQKLHFVAPGTDLTIELPVGHIWAQAGSVNEQGTTFVANIPTEEVFTAPLKNGVSGYVSSTKPLSYGGNIIDRFKLTFENGRIVDFAAEEGQDTLARLIGMDEGSHYLGEVALVPFHSPISQSNILFLTTLFDENASCHLAIGSSYAFNLEGGKTMSEEELAAHGMNASITHVDFMFGSPEMNITGITHDGKEESIFVNGNWA, from the coding sequence ATGTTATCTTTTGAAGACAAATTAAACAACTATGCGGAGCTCGCAGTTAAAATCGGCGCCAACGTGCAGCCCGGTCAAACCCTTGTCGTTAGTGCCGCAATCGATGCCGCAGAGCTCGTGCGTCTGATCGTTAAAAAAGCCTATGAAGCCGGAGCGAATTTCGTTAAAGTCAATTATACGGATGAGGTCGTTACCCGCCTCAGATATGATTTGGCGCCGGAAGAATCCTTCCTGGTCCCTCCAACTGCCCAAGCGCGTGAGTGGACAGAGCTGGCTGAACAGAATGCGGCATTTTTGACAGTCATCTCCTCCAACCCGGATCTCTTGAAAGGTGTCAGTCCGGAACGGATTGCCAGCAATCAACGCACCTTTGGACAAGCTATGGCAAAATATCGCCAATATCAACAATCCGACAAAATGAGCTGGACGGGTGTCGCCTTCCCTTCCCCCGATTGGGCTGCTAAGGTATTTCCGGATGCTCCGAAAGAAGAACAGGTTGCGAAGCTGTGGGATGCTATTTTCCATGCTGTCCGCGCTGACCAGGAAGATCCGATTGGTGCTTGGCATAAACATATTGATACACTTCAAGCCAAATCCGATGAGCTGAACAGTAAGAAATATCAAAAGCTTCATTTTGTCGCTCCGGGAACTGACCTGACAATTGAGCTTCCGGTCGGACATATTTGGGCTCAGGCAGGCAGTGTGAACGAACAAGGCACTACTTTTGTAGCCAATATTCCTACCGAAGAAGTCTTTACGGCACCGCTGAAAAACGGAGTATCCGGATATGTCAGCAGTACAAAGCCACTGAGCTACGGCGGCAATATTATCGACCGCTTCAAGCTCACCTTTGAGAATGGACGGATCGTAGACTTTGCAGCTGAAGAAGGACAAGACACCCTGGCCCGTCTCATCGGGATGGATGAAGGCTCTCATTATCTCGGGGAAGTGGCGCTGGTTCCTTTCCACTCGCCTATTTCCCAAAGCAATATTTTATTTCTTACGACCCTCTTTGATGAAAATGCGTCCTGCCATCTCGCCATTGGCAGCTCTTATGCGTTCAATCTCGAAGGCGGAAAAACGATGTCTGAGGAAGAACTTGCCGCGCACGGAATGAATGCAAGCATTACCCATGTCGATTTTATGTTTGGATCACCGGAAATGAACATTACCGGTATTACACATGACGGCAAGGAAGAATCGATTTTCGTCAATGGGAATTGGGCATAA
- a CDS encoding metal-sensitive transcriptional regulator, giving the protein MSMNYDDNVVRRLKRLEGQIRGVLNMMEEGKNCKDVVAQLSAVRSATDKAMAYIVAMNLEQCILEEQAKGNDTGPLVKEAVELLIKSR; this is encoded by the coding sequence ATGAGCATGAACTATGATGATAATGTCGTCCGCCGCTTGAAGCGGCTTGAAGGGCAAATCCGGGGCGTACTTAATATGATGGAAGAAGGTAAAAACTGCAAAGATGTTGTAGCTCAGTTGTCGGCTGTCCGCAGTGCGACGGATAAAGCGATGGCCTATATTGTCGCGATGAACCTGGAGCAGTGCATTCTGGAAGAACAAGCAAAAGGTAATGATACCGGTCCTCTGGTTAAAGAAGCGGTGGAGCTTTTAATCAAAAGCCGTTAA
- the lspA gene encoding signal peptidase II translates to MFFYILSLIVLLIDQGSKWWVRAHMSVGETRDVLAPYLHFEYYQNSGAAFSSFQGYGKCFAYLAVIVVGVIVYYRIKGALRGNLMDIAAGFLAGGALGNALDRLIFGKVTDFIVWGSGSGIMNIADLAINAGVLLLIVGMLLRSWCERRSYSFK, encoded by the coding sequence ATGTTCTTCTACATACTATCACTCATCGTTTTATTGATCGACCAAGGTTCAAAATGGTGGGTGCGCGCGCACATGTCGGTAGGCGAAACACGGGATGTCCTTGCTCCTTATCTTCATTTTGAATATTATCAAAATAGCGGGGCCGCCTTTAGTTCCTTTCAAGGATACGGCAAGTGCTTTGCATACCTGGCGGTCATTGTGGTGGGCGTTATTGTGTATTACCGGATCAAAGGCGCATTACGCGGAAATCTCATGGATATAGCAGCTGGCTTTCTGGCGGGTGGAGCATTGGGCAATGCGCTCGATCGGCTCATTTTCGGCAAGGTGACTGATTTTATCGTTTGGGGCTCGGGCTCGGGAATCATGAATATTGCAGATCTGGCTATTAACGCGGGTGTGCTGCTCTTGATCGTGGGCATGCTGCTCCGAAGCTGGTGCGAAAGACGCTCTTATTCTTTTAAATGA
- a CDS encoding nitroreductase, whose protein sequence is MDNNKPSALAQIIRERRSVKTGYKNIPVPQELVLELLNDAVYAPNHKLREPWRFIFVPTDAKQLFALEMAQHYPDDMFENRIKYFNEPDAYLIIVMTVSDNQKQQDEDYGAVSSMIQNFQLLAWERGLGTVWKTNMHIYDPKVKEMLGVQAGEKIAGFLHLGFYNEAPEGKPRTPAEEKFTVYVPTYDL, encoded by the coding sequence ATGGATAACAATAAACCGTCGGCTTTGGCCCAAATTATCAGAGAAAGAAGGTCTGTCAAGACCGGCTATAAAAATATCCCTGTACCACAGGAATTGGTGCTTGAGCTGCTTAATGATGCGGTATATGCACCCAATCATAAGCTGCGTGAGCCTTGGAGATTTATTTTTGTACCAACGGATGCCAAGCAGCTGTTCGCGCTCGAGATGGCACAGCATTATCCGGATGATATGTTCGAGAATCGTATCAAATACTTTAACGAGCCTGATGCCTACTTGATTATCGTCATGACAGTCAGCGACAACCAAAAACAGCAGGATGAAGATTATGGCGCTGTTAGCTCGATGATCCAGAATTTTCAGCTGCTTGCTTGGGAACGCGGGCTCGGTACCGTCTGGAAAACAAATATGCATATCTATGATCCGAAAGTGAAGGAAATGCTTGGTGTTCAGGCTGGAGAGAAAATTGCAGGATTTCTGCACTTGGGATTTTATAATGAAGCACCGGAAGGCAAGCCGAGAACCCCAGCAGAAGAGAAGTTTACGGTGTATGTGCCGACATATGATTTGTAG